The following proteins come from a genomic window of Malus sylvestris chromosome 4, drMalSylv7.2, whole genome shotgun sequence:
- the LOC126618634 gene encoding disease resistance protein RUN1-like isoform X3 — MTSREPSSSKLWSYDVFLSFRGEDTRNGFTSHLHAALQGRGFDAFIDEDNLKRGGEIKPELLRAIEGSRISVIVFSKSHAESRWCLDELVKIMECRERLGQQVLPIFYHVDPSHVRKQEGCLARAFQKHEDGILEEKDDKEREAKKERVKQWREALTQAANLSGHHLNNGPEAKVIKTIVEKNILELLPGTDELQVAKYPVGIDSRVQPIINDIFSGGLNDVKMVGIWGMGGLGKTTAANAIYNKIHHCFQFKCHLGDVSDTEHRYGLVYLQKQLVSNMLKQTAIFLINSVGEGISVIKRLLRRRKVLIVIDNVDKVEQLSAIARDREWFGPGSIIIITTRDQHLLNQVRVNMRYPAKEMNEEEALELFSWYTFENNCPKEEYFELSKKVVSYCGGLPLALKVLGSTLFGRPITEWQSYLEKLKRIPEGEIIEKLKIGFHGLDYNQKTIFLDISCCFLGLGKDHVTKILDECGFYATNEISVLNERCLITIEWGKLKMHDLIREMGKTIISEKSPTQPGRWSRLWNFEAITDVLTNKSLPSSKTKASFSTKAFVNMKKLRLLRLNNVEFTGSFKHFPKELRWLGWHGFPFEYMPEHLLNQPKIVALDLRFSKLRKGWKNSKPLENLKILDLACSWKLKKSPDFSMLPNLGELNFSGCSSLSKIHPSISQLKKLTRVDFQWCHKLRYLPAEFYMLKSVETLCLSFCALRELPEGLGEMVSLSKIDAKFTAIKQFPNDLGRLISLQELIVGGNSFRSLPSLSGLSNLVMLRLGYCRNLRAIPDLPTNLKVLDAILCPALETMPDFSQMSNMERLFLSHSPKVTEVPGLGLGKSLNSMAELDMYGCANLTAEFRNNILQGWTSCGVGGILLNKIYGIPEWFDFVADGNKVSFDVPQCQGRNFKGLTLCWVWSQFQHKSVAFTVVNCTKHTTSRVSRLSWGVTAGYFRQVQLSNNKLKLNLQVGDKIVILLEGFEAEKLGVNLVWDKPLKENKNLGDYYYEYDYEAVPDWLYGESSPGPSHGASDNHPTNQMTTTTDEPKRKRQRV; from the exons ATGACATCCCGTGAACCCTCCTCCTCAAAACTCTGGAGTTACGACGTGTTCTTGAGTTTTAGAGGTGAAGATACACGCAATGGCTTCACGAGCCACCTTCACGCGGCATTACAAGGCAGGGGCTTCGATGCCTTTATTGACGAGGACAATCTGAAAAGAGGGGGAGAAATAAAACCCGAACTGTTGCGGGCAATCGAAGGGTCCAGAATCTCGGTCATTGTCTTCTCAAAGAGTCACGCGGAATCAAGATGGTGTCTTGACGAGCTGGTGAAGATCATGGAATGTAGAGAAAGGCTAGGGCAACAGGTCTTGCCAATATTCTATCATGtcgatccttcacatgtgaggAAGCAGGAAGGTTGTTTAGCCCGAGCATTTCAGAAGCACGAAGATGGCATCCTTGAAGAAAAAGATGACAAAGAACGTGAAGCTAAGAAAGAAAGGGTAAAGCAGTGGAGGGAGGCTCTTACTCAAGCTGCAAATTTGTCTGGCCACCATCTTAATAACGG GCCTGAAGCAAAGGTTATTAAGACAATTGTTGAGAAGAATATTCTGGAATTGCTTCCTGGCACGGATGAATTACAGGTGGCCAAGTACCCGGTTGGAATCGACTCTCGTGTTCAACCAATTATCAATGATATTTTTAGTGGTGGATTAAATGATGTTAAAATGGTTGGAATTTGGGGGATGGGTGGATTGGGCAAAACAACTGCTGCCAACGCCATTTATAACAAAATTCATCATTGCTTCCAGTTTAAATGTCACCTTGGAGATGTTAGTGACACTGAACATAGATATGGTTTGGTTTATTTGCAAAAACAACTTGTTTCTAACATGTTGAAACAAACCGCCATATTCCTGATAAATAGTGTCGGTGAAGGGATCAGTGTAATAAAACGACTTCTTCGACGTAGAAAAGTACTTATTGTTATTGATAATGTAGATAAAGTGGAGCAACTAAGTGCAATAGCTAGAGATCGTGAGTGGTTTGGTCCAGGAAGTATAATTATCATAACAACAAGAGATCAACATTTGCTAAATCAAGTGAGAGTGAATATGAGATATCCAGCCAAGGAAATGAATGAAGAGGAGGCTCTTGAGCTTTTCAGTTGGTATACATTTGAAAATAATTGCCCTAAAGAAGAATATTTTGAATTATCAAAGAAGGTAGTTTCTTACTGTGGAGGTTTGCCGTTAGCACTCAAAGTTTTAGGCTCCACTCTTTTTGGTAGACCCATAACAGAGTGGCAAAGCTATTTGGAGAAATTAAAAAGAATACCTGAAGGAGAAATTATAGAAAAGCTCAAAATAGGCTTTCATGGGTTAGATTATAATCAAAAAACTATATTCCTTGATATATCTTGTTGCTTTCTTGGTTTGGGGAAGGATCATGTCACAAAAATATTGGATGAATGTGGCTTCTATGCAACAAACGAAATCAGTGTTCTCAATGAACGGTGCCTTATAACTATTGAATGGGGCAAACTAAAGATGCATGATTTGATTCGAGAAATGGGCAAGAcaatcatttctgaaaaatctCCTACTCAACCTGGAAGATGGAGTAGACTGTGGAATTTTGAAGCCATAACAGACGTGTTGACAAATAAATCT TTGCCAAGCTCTAAAACAAAGGCTAGTTTCAGTACAAAAGCATTTGTCAATATGAAAAAACTGAGATTGCTACGGCTCAACAATGTAGAGTTTACTGGAAGCTTCAAACATTTTCCGAAAGAGTTGAGATGGTTGGGCTGGCATGGATTCCCTTTCGAGTACATGCCGGAGCACCTTCTTAATCAGCCAAAAATTGTTGCTCTTGACCTGCGGTTCAGCAAACTCAGAAAAGGCTGGAAGAATTCCAAG CCgctcgaaaatttgaaaatcctCGATCTTGCTTGTTCCTGGAAGTTAAAAAAGTCACCAGACTTTTCAATGCTCCCAAATCTCGGAGAATTGAATTTTTCAGGCTGTTCTAGTTTGTCCAAGATTCACCCATCCATCAGTCAACTTAAAAAACTCACTAGGGTAGATTTTCAATGGTGCCATAAGCTTAGGTATCTTCCAGCGGAATTCTATATGTTGAAATCTGTTGAGACTCTTTGTCTGTCGTTTTGTGCATTAAGAGAACTGCCTGAGGGCTTAGGGGAGATGGTATCATTGAGTAAAATTGATGCAAAATTTACAGCCATAAAACAATTCCCCAACGACCTTGGGCGTCTAATTTCTTTACAAGAGTTGATAGTTGGAGGCAATAGTTTTCGTAGCCTACCTAGCCTCAGTGGTCTTTCAAATCTCGTAATGTTGAGACTTGGGTATTGCAGAAATCTTCGTGCAATCCCCGATTTACCAACAAATTTGAAAGTCTTAGATGCAATTTTATGCCCTGCATTGGAAACAATGCCAGACTTTTCGCAAATGTCAAACATGGAACGACTGTTTCTAAGTCATTCGCCCAAAGTCACTGAGGTTCCAGGTTTAGGCTTGGGTAAATCATTAAACTCCATGGCGGAGCTTGATATGTACGGGTGCGCCAATCTCACAGCTGAGTTTAGGAACAACATCCTACag GGATGGACTTCTTGCGGAGTTGGTGGTATTTTACTGAATAAGATTTATGGTATTCCGGAGTGGTTTGACTTTGTCGCTGACGGCAATAAAGTCAGTTTTGATGTTCCTCAATGTCAAGGTCGTAATTTTAAAGGGTTGACACTCTGCTGGGTTTGGTCGCAATTCCAACATAAAAGTGTTGCCTTTACTGTTGTAAATTGTACCAAGCATACTACTTCGAGGGTCTCTAGGCTTTCTTGGGGAGTAACAGCGGGTTATTTTCGGCAGGTACAATTATCGAACAATAAGCTCAAGCTCAATTTGCAAGTCGGGGACAAGATTGTTATTCTTTTAGAGGGTTTTGAAGCGGAGAAATTAGGGGTAAATCTAGTATGGGACAAACCTTTGAAGGAAAACAAGAATCTTGGTGATTATTACTATGAATACGACTATGAAGCAGTTCCGGATTGGTTGTATGGTGAGTCAAGTCCGGGACCAAGCCATGGCGCATCTGATAATCATCCCACTAATCAAATGACGACTACTACAGATGAACCCAAACGGAAAAGGCAAAGGGTTTGA
- the LOC126618634 gene encoding disease resistance protein RUN1-like isoform X1 → MTSREPSSSKLWSYDVFLSFRGEDTRNGFTSHLHAALQGRGFDAFIDEDNLKRGGEIKPELLRAIEGSRISVIVFSKSHAESRWCLDELVKIMECRERLGQQVLPIFYHVDPSHVRKQEGCLARAFQKHEDGILEEKDDKEREAKKERVKQWREALTQAANLSGHHLNNGPEAKVIKTIVEKNILELLPGTDELQVAKYPVGIDSRVQPIINDIFSGGLNDVKMVGIWGMGGLGKTTAANAIYNKIHHCFQFKCHLGDVSDTEHRYGLVYLQKQLVSNMLKQTAIFLINSVGEGISVIKRLLRRRKVLIVIDNVDKVEQLSAIARDREWFGPGSIIIITTRDQHLLNQVRVNMRYPAKEMNEEEALELFSWYTFENNCPKEEYFELSKKVVSYCGGLPLALKVLGSTLFGRPITEWQSYLEKLKRIPEGEIIEKLKIGFHGLDYNQKTIFLDISCCFLGLGKDHVTKILDECGFYATNEISVLNERCLITIEWGKLKMHDLIREMGKTIISEKSPTQPGRWSRLWNFEAITDVLTNKSGTEEIEALSLQLPSSKTKASFSTKAFVNMKKLRLLRLNNVEFTGSFKHFPKELRWLGWHGFPFEYMPEHLLNQPKIVALDLRFSKLRKGWKNSKPLENLKILDLACSWKLKKSPDFSMLPNLGELNFSGCSSLSKIHPSISQLKKLTRVDFQWCHKLRYLPAEFYMLKSVETLCLSFCALRELPEGLGEMVSLSKIDAKFTAIKQFPNDLGRLISLQELIVGGNSFRSLPSLSGLSNLVMLRLGYCRNLRAIPDLPTNLKVLDAILCPALETMPDFSQMSNMERLFLSHSPKVTEVPGLGLGKSLNSMAELDMYGCANLTAEFRNNILQGWTSCGVGGILLNKIYGIPEWFDFVADGNKVSFDVPQCQGRNFKGLTLCWVWSQFQHKSVAFTVVNCTKHTTSRVSRLSWGVTAGYFRQVQLSNNKLKLNLQVGDKIVILLEGFEAEKLGVNLVWDKPLKENKNLGDYYYEYDYEAVPDWLYGESSPGPSHGASDNHPTNQMTTTTDEPKRKRQRV, encoded by the exons ATGACATCCCGTGAACCCTCCTCCTCAAAACTCTGGAGTTACGACGTGTTCTTGAGTTTTAGAGGTGAAGATACACGCAATGGCTTCACGAGCCACCTTCACGCGGCATTACAAGGCAGGGGCTTCGATGCCTTTATTGACGAGGACAATCTGAAAAGAGGGGGAGAAATAAAACCCGAACTGTTGCGGGCAATCGAAGGGTCCAGAATCTCGGTCATTGTCTTCTCAAAGAGTCACGCGGAATCAAGATGGTGTCTTGACGAGCTGGTGAAGATCATGGAATGTAGAGAAAGGCTAGGGCAACAGGTCTTGCCAATATTCTATCATGtcgatccttcacatgtgaggAAGCAGGAAGGTTGTTTAGCCCGAGCATTTCAGAAGCACGAAGATGGCATCCTTGAAGAAAAAGATGACAAAGAACGTGAAGCTAAGAAAGAAAGGGTAAAGCAGTGGAGGGAGGCTCTTACTCAAGCTGCAAATTTGTCTGGCCACCATCTTAATAACGG GCCTGAAGCAAAGGTTATTAAGACAATTGTTGAGAAGAATATTCTGGAATTGCTTCCTGGCACGGATGAATTACAGGTGGCCAAGTACCCGGTTGGAATCGACTCTCGTGTTCAACCAATTATCAATGATATTTTTAGTGGTGGATTAAATGATGTTAAAATGGTTGGAATTTGGGGGATGGGTGGATTGGGCAAAACAACTGCTGCCAACGCCATTTATAACAAAATTCATCATTGCTTCCAGTTTAAATGTCACCTTGGAGATGTTAGTGACACTGAACATAGATATGGTTTGGTTTATTTGCAAAAACAACTTGTTTCTAACATGTTGAAACAAACCGCCATATTCCTGATAAATAGTGTCGGTGAAGGGATCAGTGTAATAAAACGACTTCTTCGACGTAGAAAAGTACTTATTGTTATTGATAATGTAGATAAAGTGGAGCAACTAAGTGCAATAGCTAGAGATCGTGAGTGGTTTGGTCCAGGAAGTATAATTATCATAACAACAAGAGATCAACATTTGCTAAATCAAGTGAGAGTGAATATGAGATATCCAGCCAAGGAAATGAATGAAGAGGAGGCTCTTGAGCTTTTCAGTTGGTATACATTTGAAAATAATTGCCCTAAAGAAGAATATTTTGAATTATCAAAGAAGGTAGTTTCTTACTGTGGAGGTTTGCCGTTAGCACTCAAAGTTTTAGGCTCCACTCTTTTTGGTAGACCCATAACAGAGTGGCAAAGCTATTTGGAGAAATTAAAAAGAATACCTGAAGGAGAAATTATAGAAAAGCTCAAAATAGGCTTTCATGGGTTAGATTATAATCAAAAAACTATATTCCTTGATATATCTTGTTGCTTTCTTGGTTTGGGGAAGGATCATGTCACAAAAATATTGGATGAATGTGGCTTCTATGCAACAAACGAAATCAGTGTTCTCAATGAACGGTGCCTTATAACTATTGAATGGGGCAAACTAAAGATGCATGATTTGATTCGAGAAATGGGCAAGAcaatcatttctgaaaaatctCCTACTCAACCTGGAAGATGGAGTAGACTGTGGAATTTTGAAGCCATAACAGACGTGTTGACAAATAAATCT GGAACTGAAGAAATTGAAGCACTTTCTCTACAGTTGCCAAGCTCTAAAACAAAGGCTAGTTTCAGTACAAAAGCATTTGTCAATATGAAAAAACTGAGATTGCTACGGCTCAACAATGTAGAGTTTACTGGAAGCTTCAAACATTTTCCGAAAGAGTTGAGATGGTTGGGCTGGCATGGATTCCCTTTCGAGTACATGCCGGAGCACCTTCTTAATCAGCCAAAAATTGTTGCTCTTGACCTGCGGTTCAGCAAACTCAGAAAAGGCTGGAAGAATTCCAAG CCgctcgaaaatttgaaaatcctCGATCTTGCTTGTTCCTGGAAGTTAAAAAAGTCACCAGACTTTTCAATGCTCCCAAATCTCGGAGAATTGAATTTTTCAGGCTGTTCTAGTTTGTCCAAGATTCACCCATCCATCAGTCAACTTAAAAAACTCACTAGGGTAGATTTTCAATGGTGCCATAAGCTTAGGTATCTTCCAGCGGAATTCTATATGTTGAAATCTGTTGAGACTCTTTGTCTGTCGTTTTGTGCATTAAGAGAACTGCCTGAGGGCTTAGGGGAGATGGTATCATTGAGTAAAATTGATGCAAAATTTACAGCCATAAAACAATTCCCCAACGACCTTGGGCGTCTAATTTCTTTACAAGAGTTGATAGTTGGAGGCAATAGTTTTCGTAGCCTACCTAGCCTCAGTGGTCTTTCAAATCTCGTAATGTTGAGACTTGGGTATTGCAGAAATCTTCGTGCAATCCCCGATTTACCAACAAATTTGAAAGTCTTAGATGCAATTTTATGCCCTGCATTGGAAACAATGCCAGACTTTTCGCAAATGTCAAACATGGAACGACTGTTTCTAAGTCATTCGCCCAAAGTCACTGAGGTTCCAGGTTTAGGCTTGGGTAAATCATTAAACTCCATGGCGGAGCTTGATATGTACGGGTGCGCCAATCTCACAGCTGAGTTTAGGAACAACATCCTACag GGATGGACTTCTTGCGGAGTTGGTGGTATTTTACTGAATAAGATTTATGGTATTCCGGAGTGGTTTGACTTTGTCGCTGACGGCAATAAAGTCAGTTTTGATGTTCCTCAATGTCAAGGTCGTAATTTTAAAGGGTTGACACTCTGCTGGGTTTGGTCGCAATTCCAACATAAAAGTGTTGCCTTTACTGTTGTAAATTGTACCAAGCATACTACTTCGAGGGTCTCTAGGCTTTCTTGGGGAGTAACAGCGGGTTATTTTCGGCAGGTACAATTATCGAACAATAAGCTCAAGCTCAATTTGCAAGTCGGGGACAAGATTGTTATTCTTTTAGAGGGTTTTGAAGCGGAGAAATTAGGGGTAAATCTAGTATGGGACAAACCTTTGAAGGAAAACAAGAATCTTGGTGATTATTACTATGAATACGACTATGAAGCAGTTCCGGATTGGTTGTATGGTGAGTCAAGTCCGGGACCAAGCCATGGCGCATCTGATAATCATCCCACTAATCAAATGACGACTACTACAGATGAACCCAAACGGAAAAGGCAAAGGGTTTGA
- the LOC126618650 gene encoding uncharacterized protein LOC126618650 isoform X1, with translation MSSSRRVYKQFEEQHKRLLAQQEELVNLEECGGGDKAFAMEEDEDDDHRRLMASHSRRVMEAVGQKPNPDMLQTSREKGKDEVFFLSKKLRLPYECLHMEHLQIKWMRSR, from the exons atgtcttcttcaaggagagTGTATAAACAGTTTGAGGAGCAACATAAAAGATTGTTGGCACAACAGGAAGAATTGGTCAATCTCGAGGAATGTGGAGGTGGAGATAAGGCTTTTGcaatggaggaggatgaggatgatgaccATAGAAGGCTGATGGCCTCGCATTCCCGCCGTGTCATGGAAGCTGTGGGTCAAAAGCCAAACCCAGACATGCTGCAAACTTCgagagaaaaagggaaagacgaa gtcttcttcctgagcaaaaaattacggctGCCTTacgaatgcttgcatatggagcatctgcagatcaagtggatgagatcgcgATGA
- the LOC126618650 gene encoding uncharacterized protein LOC126618650 isoform X2, giving the protein MSSSRRVYKQFEEQHKRLLAQQEELVNLEECGGGDKAFAMEEDEDDDHRRLMASHSRRVMEAVGQKPNPDMLQTSREKGKDENATKLVQQNHECYLQT; this is encoded by the exons atgtcttcttcaaggagagTGTATAAACAGTTTGAGGAGCAACATAAAAGATTGTTGGCACAACAGGAAGAATTGGTCAATCTCGAGGAATGTGGAGGTGGAGATAAGGCTTTTGcaatggaggaggatgaggatgatgaccATAGAAGGCTGATGGCCTCGCATTCCCGCCGTGTCATGGAAGCTGTGGGTCAAAAGCCAAACCCAGACATGCTGCAAACTTCgagagaaaaagggaaagacgaa aatgcaacgaagcttgttcaacaaaatcatgagtgctatttgcaaacatga